A window of Sphingomonas adhaesiva contains these coding sequences:
- the trxA gene encoding thioredoxin has translation MTMGTIALDDAAFAARVLAPDAGVVLVDFWAPWCAPCRALAPVLEDLAEDVAGRATIAKVDAEAHPALAEAHGVRALPQLILFRDGREVARVAGMASRLRLARMVEEAL, from the coding sequence ATGACGATGGGAACGATCGCGCTGGACGACGCGGCCTTTGCCGCCCGCGTGCTGGCGCCGGACGCGGGGGTCGTTCTGGTCGATTTCTGGGCCCCATGGTGCGCGCCGTGCCGCGCGCTGGCGCCGGTGCTGGAGGACCTCGCGGAGGATGTCGCCGGACGCGCGACCATCGCCAAGGTCGATGCCGAGGCGCATCCCGCATTGGCCGAGGCGCACGGTGTCCGCGCGCTCCCGCAGCTGATCCTGTTCCGCGACGGGCGCGAGGTCGCGCGCGTCGCGGGCATGGCGTCCCGCCTGCGCCTGGCGCGCATGGTGGAGGAGGCGCTGTGA
- a CDS encoding ABC transporter ATP-binding protein/permease, whose product MLPQPHGKEARRETGLDAPQPAGERWRHGWRLLTSYWTSPDWKAAWALLIVLLALQFGSAWVFIAGNRWQQAFFDSLEQRQASQFVPLLFSFAIIMAMQIVRTLIDTYARMVLAIRWRTYMTRRYLDRWMTNNRFAEIERLQVIDNPDQRIAVDIADVTGTSRNGDTSLVTLALGFVGMIVGSVSFAIILMETAAPIRLSLFGRTLSIPGSTIWYAVAFAFAGSWVISLIGRPYVRARMRDQHYEADFRAGLIHVRRNAAQIGFVGATATEREALGTAFAAIRRNYRSLMYGLLGIQTGQGIYERLSSMLPLFLLVPRYFAGAFSFGQMMGARDAFQQLVMQLSYVVQSYGMIAFQIASLNRLKALDDAMDLKRPRGIDFATGTAAGVALSAAGLRLHRPHGASLLDVGDWTVREGERWLVEGPSGAGKSTLLRAMAGLWPDGAGAVAMTGEGVVMFVPQRLYLPLGTLKAAICFPDAPEAHDDAAIAALLARVRLADHADQLHALRIWQDELSPGEQQRIALARILLHRPTLLVLDEATSALDGDNARFFHRELLAALPGVTLVSVVHDDRLRGFYTHKLTIEGAIATGAAVERDDR is encoded by the coding sequence ATGCTACCCCAACCCCACGGCAAGGAGGCCCGTCGCGAGACGGGCCTCGACGCGCCGCAGCCCGCGGGCGAGCGCTGGCGCCACGGCTGGAGGCTGCTGACGTCCTATTGGACCTCGCCCGACTGGAAGGCGGCCTGGGCGCTGCTGATCGTCCTCCTCGCGCTCCAGTTCGGCAGCGCCTGGGTCTTCATCGCCGGCAACCGCTGGCAGCAGGCGTTCTTCGACAGCCTGGAGCAGCGGCAGGCGTCGCAGTTCGTGCCGCTGCTGTTCAGCTTCGCCATCATCATGGCGATGCAGATCGTCCGCACGCTGATCGACACCTATGCGCGCATGGTGCTGGCGATCCGCTGGCGCACCTATATGACGCGGCGCTACCTCGACCGCTGGATGACGAACAACCGCTTCGCCGAGATCGAGCGGTTGCAGGTGATCGACAACCCCGACCAGCGCATCGCGGTCGACATCGCCGACGTGACCGGCACCAGCCGCAACGGCGACACCTCGCTCGTCACGCTGGCGCTGGGCTTCGTCGGCATGATCGTCGGGTCGGTCAGCTTCGCGATCATCCTGATGGAGACGGCGGCGCCGATCCGCCTGTCGCTGTTCGGCCGCACGCTGTCGATCCCGGGCAGCACGATCTGGTATGCGGTCGCCTTCGCCTTCGCAGGCAGCTGGGTCATCTCCCTGATCGGGCGCCCCTATGTCCGTGCGCGGATGCGCGACCAGCATTACGAGGCGGATTTCCGCGCCGGGCTGATCCACGTCCGCCGCAACGCCGCGCAGATCGGCTTCGTCGGTGCGACCGCGACCGAGCGCGAGGCGCTTGGCACCGCCTTCGCCGCGATCCGCCGCAACTATCGCAGCCTCATGTACGGCCTGCTCGGCATCCAGACCGGACAGGGCATCTACGAGCGGCTGAGCAGCATGTTGCCGCTGTTCCTGCTCGTGCCGCGCTACTTCGCGGGCGCATTCAGCTTCGGCCAGATGATGGGCGCGCGCGACGCCTTCCAACAGCTTGTCATGCAATTGTCCTATGTCGTGCAGAGCTACGGCATGATCGCGTTCCAGATCGCCAGCCTGAACCGATTGAAGGCGCTGGACGACGCGATGGACCTGAAGCGCCCGCGCGGCATCGACTTCGCGACCGGGACCGCCGCCGGCGTCGCGCTGTCGGCGGCCGGGTTGCGGCTGCACCGCCCGCACGGCGCGTCGCTGCTCGACGTCGGCGACTGGACGGTGCGCGAGGGCGAACGCTGGTTGGTCGAGGGTCCCTCGGGCGCGGGCAAGAGCACGCTGCTGCGCGCGATGGCGGGGCTGTGGCCGGACGGCGCGGGCGCGGTCGCGATGACCGGCGAGGGCGTCGTCATGTTCGTGCCGCAGCGGCTGTACCTGCCGCTCGGCACGCTCAAGGCCGCGATCTGCTTCCCCGACGCGCCCGAGGCGCACGACGATGCCGCGATCGCGGCGCTGCTGGCGCGCGTGCGGCTGGCCGACCATGCCGACCAGCTCCACGCGCTGCGCATCTGGCAGGACGAGCTGTCGCCGGGCGAGCAGCAGCGGATCGCGTTGGCGCGCATCCTGCTCCACCGCCCGACGCTGCTGGTGCTGGACGAGGCGACCAGTGCGCTCGACGGCGACAACGCGCGCTTCTTCCACCGCGAATTGCTCGCCGCGCTGCCCGGCGTGACGCTGGTCAGCGTCGTCCACGACGACCGGCTGCGCGGCTTCTACACCCACAAGCTGACGATCGAGGGCGCCATCGCCACGGGCGCGGCGGTCGAACGGGACGATCGATGA
- a CDS encoding TldD/PmbA family protein yields the protein MPALDAGDQPEADELIATTTEIEAGAARHDAGVRVVEAGTTSQEALMALATSDGFCRSAASSLHGRWLVVMAQGAGGAMQDHADGYERRLADLPSAGALAAQAVTRATGRLGARAMPGGTMPVLFDPRVAPAIVGDLVGALSGGSQERGTTFLRDAIGRAVAADHLDLIEDPSEPYGMASGGFDAEGVAGSRRPVVEGGVATGYFLATRSARRLGMRSTGNANGPWNLSLRSRLPGGDLDAMLARLGDGLFVTHLLGGATDPVTGNWTRAVAGFRVVGGRIDHPVIDVTVGGDLARMLHAIVAVGDDVERHGAIRSGSILIDGMTVGGTA from the coding sequence ATGCCCGCGCTCGACGCCGGCGACCAGCCGGAGGCGGACGAGTTGATCGCGACCACCACCGAGATCGAGGCCGGGGCAGCGCGGCACGACGCGGGCGTGCGCGTCGTCGAGGCGGGCACCACGTCGCAGGAGGCGCTGATGGCGCTGGCGACCTCGGACGGCTTCTGCCGCAGCGCCGCCTCCTCGCTCCACGGCCGCTGGCTGGTCGTGATGGCGCAGGGCGCGGGCGGCGCGATGCAGGATCACGCCGACGGCTACGAGCGCCGCCTCGCCGACCTGCCCTCGGCGGGCGCGCTCGCCGCGCAGGCGGTGACGCGCGCGACCGGGCGGCTGGGCGCGCGCGCGATGCCGGGGGGGACGATGCCGGTGCTGTTCGACCCGCGCGTGGCGCCCGCGATCGTCGGCGATCTGGTCGGCGCGCTGAGCGGCGGGTCGCAGGAGCGCGGCACCACTTTCCTGCGCGACGCGATCGGACGGGCGGTGGCGGCCGATCATCTCGACCTGATCGAGGATCCGTCCGAACCCTATGGCATGGCGAGCGGCGGCTTCGACGCGGAAGGAGTCGCGGGATCGCGCCGGCCGGTGGTCGAGGGCGGGGTCGCCACCGGCTATTTCCTCGCCACCCGCTCCGCGCGGCGGCTGGGGATGCGCTCGACCGGCAACGCCAACGGGCCGTGGAACCTGTCGCTGCGCAGCCGCCTGCCGGGCGGGGACCTCGACGCGATGCTGGCGCGGCTCGGCGACGGGCTGTTCGTCACGCACCTGCTGGGCGGCGCGACCGACCCCGTCACGGGCAACTGGACCCGCGCGGTGGCGGGGTTCCGGGTCGTCGGCGGGCGGATCGACCATCCGGTGATCGATGTCACGGTCGGCGGCGACCTGGCGCGGATGCTGCACGCGATCGTCGCGGTCGGCGACGACGTCGAGCGCCACGGCGCGATCCGCAGCGGATCGATCCTGATCGACGGCATGACCGTGGGAGGCACGGCATGA
- a CDS encoding metallopeptidase TldD-related protein: protein MIDIPMEIAGAAILSPAGLDEAAIGRAMAALVPTGADLADIYFEAVKTRRWRLENGRVVGGGFEMRQGVGIRAARHGEVAFAHSADLREPALLDTARAVRAMMRHGDAAPPVAAVPVARVGGHHGLYPVVDPVSAPDAAAWIALLERIDALARDADPRVERVDAGMTAADQVVLVIGLDGRMHADVRPLLRVGLTVVAQAGDRRGRGSASLGGRHDLAALDEEALRRTVRRAVEIATVNLDAYPAPTGTMPVVLAPGYPGVLFHEAVGHGLEGDHHRKGISVFTGRMGERIAAPGVTVIDDGGLSGRAGSVGIDDEGTPADRTVLIEDGVLVGLMQDRLNAGLMNARPTGNGRRQSYAHLPMPRMTNTFLAAGRDDPADILASVDHGIYAVEFGGGQVDIVSGRFNFSTTQAFLIENGRVTAPIDGATLIGAGDEALRHIGMIGSDLALDSGEASCGKEGQWLDVGVGQPTVRIDRMMVGGRA from the coding sequence ATGATCGACATCCCGATGGAGATCGCCGGAGCCGCGATCCTCTCCCCCGCCGGGCTCGACGAGGCGGCGATCGGGCGCGCCATGGCCGCGCTGGTGCCGACCGGCGCGGACCTGGCCGATATTTATTTCGAGGCGGTGAAGACGCGGCGCTGGCGGCTGGAGAACGGGCGGGTCGTCGGCGGCGGGTTCGAAATGCGGCAGGGCGTCGGCATCCGCGCCGCGCGCCACGGCGAGGTCGCCTTCGCGCACAGCGCCGACCTGCGCGAACCCGCGCTGCTCGACACCGCGCGGGCGGTACGCGCGATGATGCGCCACGGCGATGCGGCACCGCCGGTCGCGGCGGTGCCGGTGGCGCGCGTCGGCGGCCACCACGGTCTGTACCCCGTGGTCGACCCGGTCTCCGCCCCCGACGCGGCGGCGTGGATCGCGCTACTGGAACGTATCGACGCGCTCGCGCGCGATGCCGATCCGCGGGTCGAGCGGGTCGATGCCGGCATGACCGCCGCCGATCAGGTCGTTCTCGTCATCGGGCTCGACGGCCGGATGCACGCCGACGTGCGCCCGTTGCTGCGCGTCGGGCTGACCGTGGTAGCGCAGGCGGGCGACCGGCGCGGGCGCGGCAGCGCGAGCCTCGGCGGCCGGCACGACCTCGCCGCGCTGGACGAGGAAGCGCTGCGCCGCACCGTGCGCCGCGCGGTCGAGATCGCGACGGTTAACCTCGACGCGTACCCGGCGCCCACCGGCACGATGCCCGTCGTCCTTGCCCCCGGCTATCCCGGCGTGCTGTTCCACGAGGCGGTCGGCCACGGGCTGGAGGGCGACCACCACCGCAAGGGCATTTCGGTCTTCACCGGGCGCATGGGGGAACGGATCGCCGCGCCCGGCGTGACGGTGATCGACGACGGCGGCCTTTCCGGCCGTGCCGGATCGGTCGGCATCGACGACGAAGGCACGCCCGCCGACCGCACCGTCCTGATCGAGGACGGCGTGCTGGTCGGGCTGATGCAGGACCGGCTGAACGCGGGGCTGATGAACGCGCGGCCGACCGGCAACGGGCGGCGCCAGTCCTACGCCCATCTGCCGATGCCGCGGATGACCAATACCTTCCTGGCGGCGGGCCGCGACGATCCCGCGGACATCCTCGCGTCGGTCGATCACGGCATCTACGCGGTCGAGTTCGGCGGCGGGCAGGTCGATATCGTCAGCGGGCGGTTCAATTTCAGCACGACGCAGGCGTTCCTGATCGAGAACGGTCGCGTCACCGCGCCGATCGACGGCGCGACGCTGATCGGCGCGGGCGACGAGGCGCTGCGGCACATCGGGATGATCGGGTCCGACCTCGCGCTCGACAGCGGCGAGGCGTCGTGCGGCAAGGAAGGACAATGGCTCGACGTCGGCGTCGGCCAGCCGACCGTCAGGATCGACCGGATGATGGTCGGCGGGCGCGCGTAA
- a CDS encoding TonB-dependent siderophore receptor, producing MRTKRSIVLSSLLLGGTIGTAVLLPPTASAQSRRITVPAQPLAQALQRIAEQSGRRIEFDPDAVADRTSNPVEGARSARAAVAAAIAGSGLAIEERDGVLLVSGDIQVIARRDEAEVDALANRATTSTRTGRSLREQSRNTQVITSKTIEDQQALTVFDALRNAGGVRVNGSAVQGGVSYSVRGFAAGGILNGLPAASNLGTAAGITQPVANIERIEVLKGPDALLAGRGNLGGTVNIVTKRPFAQPLLTATAQTGSFGQARLTIDANNAINDAKTLSARVIAVAATADRNYGGYRGDEDYLFAPSIRFKNGNTDVLLGASAANQIFGRPAYTVFNFATGRIIDRPVDQPILGRDQYFQVSSTRLFGDATQQVASWLTLVLRGQHEVQQFDNASVAPFGLIPAEPGDAFVSALRNRQRGTGDAVDGYARATFTTGPVKHSIIAGLTKTWNKTTQFNVDGGFTDVVNLLTPRVIPIPTGNFDFRNTVTNTQFGQYGQYVAEFWKLTLLAGVRRNETKTTVFRGATSRFNTSEAGDGTTPDFGAVLDVTKNLSLFGNLVYGYVPTILLDAEGNALPDIRSRNLEGGLKWDLFNDRAVVNLSYFVIRQSNVLVTNPRNPDFLIAQPGQESKGVDFNITGTILPGLTAQASFVRTDFSNIEPLEFGNVIAAQPRDQYSVFLNYTKKIGGENSLGFAGGLYGSSSSAVDTRGTLFVPGTRQVDLNLFAKVGRFDLNLGVRNVFDRVNYGPTFSNSAVPVLEPRNWRLTVGYRFF from the coding sequence GATCCCGACGCGGTCGCGGACCGGACGTCGAACCCGGTCGAGGGGGCCCGCAGCGCGCGCGCCGCGGTGGCCGCCGCGATCGCCGGCTCCGGACTGGCGATCGAGGAGCGCGACGGCGTCCTGCTGGTATCGGGCGATATCCAGGTGATCGCACGGCGTGACGAGGCGGAGGTCGACGCGCTGGCCAACCGCGCGACCACCTCCACCCGTACCGGCCGGTCGCTGCGCGAACAGTCGCGCAACACGCAGGTCATCACCAGCAAGACGATCGAGGACCAGCAGGCGCTGACCGTGTTCGACGCGCTGCGCAACGCGGGCGGCGTCCGCGTCAACGGATCGGCGGTGCAGGGCGGCGTCAGCTATTCGGTACGCGGCTTCGCGGCCGGCGGCATCCTCAACGGCCTGCCCGCGGCGAGCAACCTGGGCACCGCCGCCGGCATCACGCAGCCGGTCGCCAATATCGAGCGGATCGAGGTGCTCAAGGGCCCCGACGCGCTGCTCGCCGGGCGCGGCAACCTGGGCGGTACGGTCAACATCGTGACCAAGAGGCCGTTCGCGCAGCCGCTGCTGACCGCGACGGCGCAGACCGGATCGTTCGGGCAGGCGCGGCTGACGATCGACGCCAACAACGCGATCAACGACGCCAAGACGCTGAGCGCGCGCGTCATCGCGGTCGCGGCGACCGCGGACCGCAACTACGGCGGCTATCGCGGCGACGAGGATTATCTGTTCGCGCCGTCGATCCGCTTCAAGAACGGCAATACCGACGTGCTGCTCGGCGCCTCCGCGGCAAACCAGATTTTCGGACGGCCCGCCTATACCGTCTTCAACTTCGCCACCGGCCGAATCATCGACCGCCCGGTCGACCAGCCGATCCTGGGCCGCGACCAGTATTTCCAGGTATCGAGCACCCGCCTGTTCGGCGATGCGACGCAGCAGGTGGCGAGCTGGCTGACGCTGGTCCTTCGCGGCCAGCACGAGGTGCAGCAATTCGACAATGCGTCGGTGGCGCCGTTCGGCCTGATCCCGGCGGAGCCCGGCGACGCGTTCGTCTCCGCCCTTCGCAACCGCCAGCGCGGCACCGGCGACGCGGTCGACGGCTACGCCCGCGCCACCTTCACGACGGGTCCGGTCAAGCACTCGATCATCGCCGGCCTGACGAAGACCTGGAACAAGACGACACAGTTCAACGTCGACGGCGGGTTCACCGACGTCGTCAACCTCCTGACGCCGAGGGTGATCCCGATCCCGACCGGCAATTTCGACTTCAGGAACACCGTCACCAACACCCAGTTCGGCCAGTACGGCCAGTACGTCGCCGAATTCTGGAAGCTGACGCTGCTGGCGGGCGTGCGCCGCAACGAGACGAAGACGACCGTGTTCCGCGGCGCGACCAGCCGGTTCAACACCTCCGAGGCGGGGGACGGGACGACGCCGGACTTCGGCGCGGTGCTGGACGTCACCAAGAACCTCTCGCTCTTCGGCAATCTGGTCTACGGCTACGTCCCGACGATCCTGCTCGACGCGGAGGGCAACGCGCTGCCGGACATCAGGTCGCGCAATCTGGAAGGGGGCCTGAAATGGGACCTGTTCAACGACCGCGCGGTCGTGAACCTGTCCTATTTCGTGATCCGCCAGAGCAACGTCCTCGTCACCAATCCAAGGAACCCCGACTTCCTGATCGCGCAGCCGGGGCAGGAGAGCAAGGGCGTCGACTTCAACATCACCGGCACCATCCTGCCCGGGCTGACCGCGCAGGCGAGCTTCGTTCGGACCGACTTCAGCAACATCGAGCCGCTGGAGTTCGGCAACGTCATAGCGGCGCAGCCGCGCGACCAGTACAGCGTCTTCCTGAACTACACCAAGAAGATCGGCGGCGAGAACAGCCTGGGCTTCGCCGGCGGGTTGTACGGCAGCTCCAGCTCGGCGGTGGACACCCGTGGAACGCTGTTCGTGCCCGGGACGCGGCAGGTGGACCTCAACCTCTTCGCCAAGGTCGGCCGCTTCGACCTGAACCTGGGCGTGCGCAACGTGTTCGACCGGGTCAATTACGGCCCGACCTTCTCGAACAGTGCGGTGCCGGTACTGGAACCGCGCAACTGGCGGCTTACGGTCGGCTACCGCTTCTTCTGA